The following are encoded in a window of Podospora pseudoanserina strain CBS 124.78 chromosome 6, whole genome shotgun sequence genomic DNA:
- the CLG1 gene encoding cyclin-like protein (EggNog:ENOG503NWJX; COG:S), with product MPGGVCAVLDYDVELMADYVSEMATRVVMPRNTVNPAFRKYVSGILSSTRLPRTTILLGLNYLAKRINMMPAGAVQNEGEIWGLLTIALLLGSKFLDDNTFQNKSWSEVSGIPVRDLNTLEYEWLAAIGWVLYVNLDESKDYNAWLDNWTEWKETKKRQQHQASRERLAALVTPIDTDVSRARNQHVYSSWHQQQVAEYERLSSMKRGQATPPAYRHEQASWGYMAWPQPTAPLTPPDSGYGTPEYTNSATSCNSHYAEWFDRAIVGGSNTSRHYQQPAPAYSGYRHAGQNTRNAGNYGGFYSHNIWEHPGPDCTCSSCVSVHKQPSYFFAHSYGQPVAG from the coding sequence ATGCCTGGAGGCGTTTGCGCTGTTCTCGACTACGATGTCGAGCTCATGGCCGACTATGTTTCCGAGATGGCCACCCGCGTGGTGATGCCACGGAACACGGTGAACCCGGCTTTCCGGAAGTACGTCTCGGGGATACTGTCTTCGACTCGTCTTCCCCGGACTACCATTCTGCTCGGTCTCAACTACCTCGCCAAGCGCATCAACATGATGCCCGCTGGTGCAGTCCAGAACGAGGGCGAGATTTGGGGTCTCCTGACCATCGCTCTTCTTCTCGGAAGCAAGTTTCTTGATGACAACACTTTTCAGAACAAGTCTTGGTCGGAGGTCAGTGGCATCCCAGTTCGCGATTTGAACACTCTGGAATACGAGTGGTTGGCTGCCATCGGCTGGGTTCTCTACGTCAATCTGGACGAGAGCAAAGACTACAATGCCTGGCTCGACAATTGGACCGAGTGgaaggagaccaagaagcgccagcagcaccaggcCAGCCGTGAACGTCTTGCTGCTCTCGTCACCCCCATCGATACCGACGTTTCCCGTGCCCGCAACCAGCACGTGTACTCCTCTTGGCATCAGCAGCAAGTTGCCGAGTATGAGCGCCTGTCGAGCATGAAGCGTGGCCAGGCTACCCCTCCGGCCTACAGACACGAGCAAGCCTCGTGGGGTTATATGGCGTGGCCTCAGCCTACTGCTCCCTTGACGCCTCCCGATTCTGGCTACGGCACTCCCGAGTATACCAACTCGGCTACTTCTTGCAACTCGCACTACGCTGAGTGGTTTGACCGCGCCATTGTCGGTGGCTCCAACACCTCGAGGCACTACCAGCAACCCGCACCCGCTTACAGCGGATACCGCCACGCTGGGCAGAACACCCGCAATGCCGGCAATTATGGCGGCTTTTACAGCCACAACATTTGGGAACACCCCGGCCCCGACTGCACCTGCAGCAGCTGCGTTTCGGTTCACAAGCAGCCCTCCTATTTCTTCGCTCACAGCTATGGCCAGCCTGTTGCTGGCTAA